A single Amphiura filiformis chromosome 19, Afil_fr2py, whole genome shotgun sequence DNA region contains:
- the LOC140141332 gene encoding snaclec alboaggregin-A subunit beta'-like: MKTLTKLLLAFASIISFLPLLVSAINYCPPFWTHYQLQKGTYCYRYFGEKTSWLEAEATCTNFTICEGKETAHLVSIGSMEEEEFIVQYWQSMVGPFPGERGVWIGYCKEYPEEDWKWTAPTGTTHQNWYPDKGPPRDDVGCAQQISAVYGRPYWDVSECYDWHPFICKMRAM; this comes from the exons ATGAAAACTTTGACCAAACTCCTCCTTGCTTTTGCAAGCATCATATCTTTTCTACCTCTGCTAGTCTCCGCCATAAACTACTGTCCGCCATTCTGGACACACTATCAGCTACAGAAAGGAACATATTGTTATAGATACTTTGGTGAGAAGACGTCATGGCTTGAGGCGGAGGCTACATGTACAAATTTCACCATCTGTGAGGGTAAAGAGACGGCGCATTTGGTATCTATTGGATCCATGGAAGAAGAAGAGTTTATTGTACAGTACTGGCAATCTATGGTGGGACCATTCCCAG GAGAAAGAGGAGTCTGGATAGGATACTGCAAGGAATACCCTGAGGAAGACTGGAAGTGGACTGCACCCACTGGCACCACCCATCAGAACTGGTATCCAGACAAGGGTCCTCCCAGAGATGATGTTGGATGTGCGCAGCAGATATCAGCGGTATATGGAAGGCCGTATTGGGATGTGTCGGAATGCTATGATTGGCATCCGTTTATTTGCAAGATGAGAGCGATGTGA